A window of Pseudomonas putida genomic DNA:
TGATCGGCGAGATCGAGACACGCCAGGGCAAGTCGAGTGTGGCTGAGCAGAACTGATAACCTTTGGTAAACCCGCTCCTACAAGCGACGCGGTCGATGTAGGAGCGGCCTTGTGTCGCGATAGGGCCGCAAAGCGGCCCCAGCTATTCTGCATCGTTGCACAAATCGTGGGGGCGCTTCGCACCCCATCGCGACACAAGGCCGCTCCTACAGGGACCGCGCCTTGGCGCAGATTCAGATCTCGACCTGGGTCCCCAGCTCGATCACCCGGTTCAGCGGCAGGTTGAAAAAGCGCAAGTTGCCGTTGGCATTTTTCAGCAGGAACGCGAACAGGTTGCCCCGCCAGCGCGACATCCCCTCCAGCCGTGAGGCGATCACGGTCTCGCGGCTGAGGAAGTAGGTGGTGCGCATCGGGCTGAAGTCCAGCTCTTCCAGGTGGCAAAGCTTCAGCGCCGCCGGCACATCCGGTTCGTCCATGAAGCCAAAGTGCAGCAACACGCGGAAGAACCCGTCGCCATAAGCCTCCACTTCAAAACGCTCCTGCTCCGGTACCCGTGGCCGGTCCTCACTGACAACCGTCAACAGCACGACCTGACTGTGCAGCACCTGGTTATGCAACATGTTGTGCAACAGCGCATGGGGCACCGCATCGGAGCGCGCCGTGAGGAACACCGCCGTGCCTTCGACCCGGTGCGGCGGCTGAATGCGTATGCTGCTGATGAACAGCTGCAGTGGCAGCGCGCCTTCGTCGATACGCTCCATCAGGATTTGCTTGCCGCGCTTCCAGGTGCTCATCAACAGGTACAGCACGCCCCCGGCCAATACCGGGAAGGCACCGCCCTGGGCGATCTTCGGCACGTTGGCGGCAAAGAACAGCCCGTCGACGAACAGGAAGCCCAGCAGGATCGGCACTGCCAGCACCGGTGGCCACTTCCACAGCAGCAGCATCACCGCCGAGACCAGGATGGTGGTCATCAGCATGGTACCGGTCACCGCCACGCCGTAGGCCGCCGCAAGGGCTCCGGACGACTCGAAACCGACCACCAGCAGTACCACGCCGACCATCAGCGACCAGTTGATTGCGCCGATGTAGATCTGCCCCTGTTCGTCGCTGGAGGTATGCTGGATCTGCATCCGGGGAATGTAGCCCAGCTGAATGGCCTGGCGGGTCAGGGAGAACGCCCCTGAGATCACCGCCTGCGAAGCGATCACCGTGGCCATGGTAGCCAAACCGACCATCGGCAGCAGCGCCCAGCCCGGCGCCAGCAGGTAGAACGGGTTACGTGCCGCCTCGGGGTCTTGCAGTAGTAACGCGCCCTGGCCAAAGTAGTTGAGCACCAGCCCCGGCAGTACCAGGGCAAACCAGGCCCGGGCGATCGGCTTGCGGCCAAAGTGGCCCATGTCGGCGTACAACGCCTCGGCACCGGTCAGTGCCAGCACCACCGCACCGAGAATGGCGACACCCATGCCGGGGTGAACCACGAAGAAGTTCACTGCCCAGACCGGGTTGAATGCCTTGAGCACTTCCGGGCTCTGCGAGATGCCGTACACCCCCAGCGAGCCCAGCGCCACAAACCAGGTGACCATGATCGGGCCGAACAGCTTGCCGATCTTGTCGGTGCCGTGCTTCTGCACCAGGAACAACGCCACCAGTATCACCAGCGAAATCGGCACCACCCAGTGGTCGATACCCTCGAACGCCAGGCCCATGCCCTCTACCGCCGACAGCACCGACACCGCCGGGGTGATCATGCTGTCGCCATAGAACAGCGAAGCGCCGATCAACCCGCACACCACCATCAGCGTACGCAACCTCGGATAGGCCGCCGTGGCCCGCCGTGCCAGCGCAGTCAACGCCATGGTGCCACCCTCGCCCTGGTTGTCGGCACGCAGGATGAACATCACGTACTTGAACGACACCACCCACAGCAACGACCACAGGATCAGCGACAGGATCCCCAGCACGCCGTCATGGTTGACCGGTACCCCGTACCCGCCACTGAAGACTTCCCTGAGGGTATACAACGGACTGGTACCGATATCGCCATAAACAACCCCGACTGCCGCTACGAGCAGGCTCAGCGACCGCGTCGCGCCCTGCTTCCCCTCGTGCCCGCCCTCGGCGTGACTGCTTGCCTGAACCATCGACCACTCCCGCAGACGGCCTTGCAAGGCCAGTAGAATTACCCATGCGCCAAGTGATACCGATACCCCCGACGCAATGGCGCGAAGCATAGCGCAGCGTTCGTCGCATTTCTGCTGGTCAAGCGATCCCGCGCTCGCTAGAATTGCGCACTTTTTGATCAGAGGCGCCAAAAGCGTCCGTCAAGATCGCCCCCGATTCCGGTCGGGCGACCTGCATTCAATACCGAGGTTAGTCATGTCCACCACGCCCGCCACCCCCAAGGTTGGTTTCGTAAGCCTGGGTTGCCCAAAAGCCCTGGTCGATTCCGAGCGCATCCTGACCCAGCTGCGCATGGAAGGCTATGAAGTCGTGCCCACCTACGAGGACGCCGACGTGGTGGTGGTCAACACCTGCGGCTTCATCGACAGCGCCAAGGCAGAATCGCTGGAAGTGATCGGCGAAGCGATCAAGGAAAACGGCAAGGTCATCGTTACCGGGTGCATGGGTGTCGAGGAAGGCAGCATCCGTGACGTGCACCCGAGCGTGCTGTCGGTCACCGGCCCGCAGCAGTACGAGCAGGTGGTCAACGCGGTGCATGAAGTGGTGCCGCCACGCCAGGACCACAACCCGCTGATCGACCTGGTACCGCCGCAGGGCGTCAAGCTGACCCCGCGCCACTATGCGTACCTGAAGATTTCCGAAGGCTGCAACCACAGCTGCAGCTTCTGCATCATCCCGTCGATGCGCGGCAAGCTGGTCAGCCGCCCGGTCGGCGAAGTGCTGAGCGAGGCCGAGCGCCTGGTCAAGGCCGGGGTCAAGGAGATCCTGGTGATTTCCCAGGACACCAGCGCCTACGGCGTCGACGTCAAGTACAAGACCGATTTCTGGAACGGCCGCCCGGTCAAGACCCGCATGCTCGAGCTGTGCGAAGCGCTGAGCAGCCTGGGCGCGTGGGTCCGCCTGCACTATGTGTACCCGTACCCGAACGTCGACGACGTGATTCCGCTGATGGCCGCCGGCAAGATCCTGCCGTACCTGGACATCCCGTTCCAGCACGCCAGCCCGAAAGTACTCAAGGCCATGAAGCGCCCGGCTTTCGAAGACCGTACCCTGGCGCGCATCAAGAACTGGCGCGAGCAGTGCCCGGAGCTGGTAATCCGCTCCACCTTCATCGTCGGCTTCCCAGGCGAGACCGAGGAAGATTTCCAGTACCTGCTGGACTGGCTGACCGAAGCCCAGCTGGACCGCGTGGGCTGCTTCCAGTACTCGCCGGTAGAAGGCGCCCCGGCCAACGACCTGGGCCTGGAAGAAGTGCCGGACGACGTCAAGCAGGACCGCTGGGACCGCTTCATGGCGCACCAGCAGGCCATCAGCGCCGCCCGCTTGCAACTGCGTATCGGCAAGGAAATCGACGTGCTGATCGATGAAGTGGAAGAGCAAGGTTCGGTTGGCCGCAGCTTCTTCGATGCCCCGGAGATCGACGGCAGCGTGTTCATTGATGGCGACCACGGCTTCAAGCCGGGTGACAAGGTGCGTTGCCGCGTGGTGGATGCCGACGAATACGACATGTGGGCTGAACCCATCCAAGGCCGCTGACAAAGCCTGTCAGTCAAGCAATTTGGGGCCGCTTCGCGGCCCATCGCCGGCAAGCCGGCTCCCACCTCGACCGCGCTGCCTTCAGGCCTGTGCAGTACCTGTGGGAGCGGGCTTGCCGGCGATGAGGCCCTGACAGGCAACACAAGACTGTTGCTCCCGGGATCGCGCATTGCCGGGGCAGGGCTTGTTCTTCAGAACGCATGAAAAAGCATCAGACCGCCCTCTGCGTCCGGGCTGGCATCCGAGAAGCCTTTGACCGCATAGAGTTGCACTTTCCACTGCTGGTTGAGCTTGTGCGTCAGGAACAGGGTAAGTTCCCTGATCTGCGCGCCTGTCGAGACGACCTTCTGCCGCCAGTCGTAGGAGGCGCCCGCCGAAGTGCCTGCAGCCACCGGCATGGCGAAGCCGAGGCTGGCAAATATCGGGTCGTCGAAATCGCTGTCGGGCGGGTCACCGAACTTCTTCCAGCCCAGGGTCGCGAAGCCGGTCATCGGGCCAAAGGCCTTGGCGATGTCGACCTGGCCGGTGTAGTCGTATTCACCGGTGCCCAGACACTGGTCTTCATCGGCAGTGGGGAATTTGACCTTGCCGATAAGGTCCACCATCAGGCCGCCGTCACTGCCGTCTAGCAGCGCATAACCGGCGCTGGCAACCGTGTCTCCCAACCCGCTTTCCACATCCCGGCAGCCACCGGGCAAGGGGTCACCATTGGGCCCCACTTCAGGGTTGGTGATACGCAGCCAGGGCACGGTGACCTTGTAGGTCATCGGGCCGGTTTCATACTTGCCGACCACGGGGACGTACCAGATTTCCGAGGTGGTACCGGTGCCATAGTCACCACTTGAATAGTCCATGCCTATGGCGGCGCTGAAGGTATCGCCCAGGGCCGACGCGCTGGCGCATGACAGCAAGCAGGCGAAAAGAGGGAGCGTGGGTCTCATCTGCACCTCGGTATCCCGGCGGGAAGCGTGATGGCACTTACCCAGCCTAGTTGCCTAATGCCCGGATCGCTCTGGATGCTCCACTTTTTCAGTTTTCTCTATTGTCTCGGGTCTTTCGACCTTTTCGACTTTTTCTACCTTCTCGAGTTTTTCTACCTTCTCGACTTTCTCAGGCTTCTCGACCTTCTCGACCTTCTCGACCTTCTCGACCTTTTCGGGCTTCTCGGGCTTCTCGGGCTTTTCTACTTTCTCGATTTTTTCTACTTTCTCTACTTTTTCTGGTTTCTGTATTTTTTCAACCTTCTCTACTTTTTCCACCCGCTCAAGCTCGACCCTCTCTACCCGACCAGAGCGTCCACTGTTGCTGCTCTCGGGCTGCTCCACGCTGTCGACATGTTCTGACCTCCCGGACTTGTCCAGGCTTTCAGTACTGTCACGACCACTGGAGCCGTCAACGCCACCGTGCCCGCTGTGATCGTCATTGCTTTCAAGGCGAACGCTGGTCGAATCGCGCCCGCCATGCCCGCTATTGCTGGCGCTTTCAGCGTCACTGGTCCCATGCTCGCTGCCCCGCCCCGAGTGCCCTCTGTCCGGGTTATCGGCACGGTCGCCATCGAACTCCACGCGGGTTGCCCGCAGCTCGTGCTTGCCACTGAACACCCCGCTCACCCGCACACGTTGATCGAGCGTAAATGCCGCGGACTGCTTGCCGACGATCACGGTGCCCTGCCCCAGCGTCACCTTGATCCCTGCTACCACCAGTTGTTGAGCGTGGCTGCGCTGTACCAGCCCCTCGATCACCGCCGCCTGTACACGGCCAGCAAAAGGCAGGCTCGGGTCTGGGCGGGTTTGCGCCACTTCCAGCTGACGCCCGGTCCACTGCCCACGCACCAGCACTTCCCGTGCGGGTGCCACGCGGGTTCCCAGCTTCAGCCCCTGGAGGCTGCCGGTACGATCAACCGCACCGATGGCACTGGCTTCCCTGAGCCCAGGCGCCCGTTCGATACGGCTGGCTACCACTTCGCCTCTGGCATCGCGCAAGCCACTGACCCTGACCGGTTCGCCCGGGCGCAGCCCTTCGGCCACCCGTGCCCCAGCAGCAAGGCGCACCGGTTGGCCCATGACCCGCAGGGGGGCCGAAGCATTGGGCAGTGCCGTCAGTGGCCCTTCGTAAACGTTGAGGATGGAGATGCGCCCTGCTTGCAGGCCGCGTTTGCCGGCAAATGCCTCCACCGCGACAACCTGCCCGATCGCCAGGTGAGCGCTACTGGCAGGCGCACCGTTTTCACTCACCGGCACATCTTTGCCGAAGTGCACTTCAAGGCCATTGACGCAGATCGAAGCGAACCCGGTGATGGTGCCGACGATGCCTGTGCCACCGCTGCCGCCCGGGCGCAGGATCGGCGCGCCGGTATCGCCGACACCACCGTGATCGATAAAGTTACCGTCCACACCGTCGGCCACCGCACCGGTCCCGCCTGTGCCACCGGGACGCTGCGGCTGCGGCGCACCGGTGCCACCCACACCACCGTTTTCACTGCGTACGCCTGTACCGCCGACACCGCCAGTCCTGGCCCCGGTGCCACCCATGCCACCCGGAAACTGCAAGCCCGCTGCCCCCGCCATACCCACTTCGTCACGGCTGACACACACCGGTGCTGCGGCCACCTCGGCAGGCGCCACCAGGTTCAGCCCGAAACCCAGGGCCAGTGCGACGACACTGAGGCAGCGCGCGAGGGAGGTCATGGGTCAGGTGTCTTCGACAAATCGGAGTCGGTGGTTTCAGTGTAGAAATAAAGCCCGACAGTGATGCGCTGACGCTGCCCGGCACTGGGCACTTCGGCATCTTCCAGGTCTGATGCAAGCCGGCTGAAGGCAAGCAGCATCTGCATGCCATCCTTGTCCACCGCTTCACGCAGATGGTCGACACTGGCCGGGCTCAAGGCGTCGTAGTGCACGCTGCGTTCAAAGAACGGCTGGCCTTCCCCGCTCAGGTTGTGCACTGCTGCGCAGGCATGATCATGCAGGTTGTGGCCAAAGTACGCGGCCTTTTCATCGAAGCCCTTCTGCGGCACGAATGCCTGGGCTTCCAGGTGGACACAGTCCTGTTCGTCGAGCCGGACGATACCCAGGCGCAACCACTCATCCAGCACCACCCTCCCGCGAATGTCGGTACTGATCTTCGCTACCAGGGCATCGAAGGAGCGATCGCCGCCGACACTCGCCAGGCGCGGCAACGGCAGCGGCTGGCCAGGCTCCGAGCAGAACGGCTTGCCAGTGGTCCACATGTTGACCAGCTGCGCACCTAACGTGATGTTTTCCGGCAGCGCGACAAGCGATGTCCCCCCCTCGCTGCGCAAACGCCGAACGTCCTTGCGATGTACGCCCGTGAGCAGGCTGATACGGCTGTCGGTCGGCACGGTACCGTCCAGGCGAAACTCGCGATGGGCCACATCGACGAACACTTCCTTGAGCAGGTCGGCGAACATCGTGTAGGTGACCCCTTTGCGCAGCATCAGGCGCACCAGCGGACGCATGACGCGCCGCAGTGCACTTAACATCGAAGGGGGGATGGCAGGCGATTGCATTGAGCGCATTCCTTGACAGATGAACCCAGTATACGCCGTGGGAAAACATCCCACACAACCCCAACAAAATCAGGGATGGTCGTCAGCGCTCATTGCATTCGCGTTGAGTTCAGCGCCAGTCAACTCCTGCTGTTGTCATCACCCGGTTCGCCTGCGGCATGCTCACCGCGGTCATCACCCGGTTCGCCACCCATAGGGTCACCACGATCATCACCAGGCTCACCGCCAACGTGATTGCCGTGGTCATCGCCAGGCTCACCGCCAACATGATTGCCATGATCATCCCCGGGCATCACCGCCAACGTGATTACCGTGATCGTCACCGGGCTCACCGCCAACGTGATTACCGTGATCGTCCCCAGGCTCACCGCCAACGTGATTGCCATGATCATCACCCGCTTCAGCGTGGTTGCCGCTGCGCCCAGAGTTCGAGGCACCATCATGACCGCGCCCACTGTTGCCGGCGTGGCCACCTCCATCTCCGCCAGCACCGTGGCCACCGCCTTCACCACCGTGGCCGCCACCACCGCCGCCGTGACCACCGCCACCACCACCATGACCGCCGCCACCACCACCATGACCGCCGCCACCGCCGCCGTGACCACCGCCACCGCCACCGCCGTGACCACCTCCGCCGCCACCATGGCCGCCACCGCCACCACCATGACCACCGCCGCCGCCACCATGACCGCCACCACCGCCACCACCGCCACCACCATCCTTGGCGTAGGCACTGGAGCCATTGGATATCGAATCAGGGACCAGAACGATGGAAGTCGACAGCACGCCAGCAACCGCGGCCGCCAATAGCGCCTTTTTGAACAACATAGGGATATGCATGTTTCGTCTCCAGGTCATCGCCATGAGAAACGCCAAATCAAGCCGGAAATTCTGGGTTCAGCTTTTGCTTCTTATTGCGTGGGATTTTTTCCCACGCTCAAGTAATAGTCCTCCACACCCCGAGGTTCAAGCACCGCGCGGAAAAGCCGACCGGTGGTTGGCCTGCTATGTTTGCCTTATCGTCACGGAGGAACACCGACATGCATGCGGTACTGACGCTGCAAACCCCGCGCTTGAGTGACTACGACGAACTGGTACAGGTATGGGAGGATTCGGTACGCGCCACCCACGACTTCTTGCCGGATGGCTATATCGTCTTGCTACGCGAACAGGTGCTGCGTCGCTACCTCGATGCCGTGATGCTGATCTGCTGCAAGGATCGCCAACGCATCTGCGGCTTCGCCGGGGTCGCCAACGGGCGCGTTGACATGCTGTTCGTCGCACCTGCCTACCGGGGCCAAGGGGTCGGCAAGCGCCTGCTGCACCATGCGATCGACGAGTTGAATGCCGAGCGCCTGGACGTCAACGAACAGAACCCGCAAGCCTTGGGCTTCTATCTGCATGAAGGCTTCGAGGTGATCGGCCGTTCGGAAACCGACGGCTTGGGGCAACCCTACCCGTTGCTGCACATGCGCCTGCGCAAAACGGCGTAAATGACACAGATTCCCAGCCCCTCTGCCGCGCGGGCAGGTACAATGCAGGTCTTTCCCTGCCTTTGCGAATTGCCGTCATGTCCGAACCCGTCCGCCTGTCCAAACGCCTTATCGAGCAGCTTGGCTGCTCTCGCCGCGAGGCCGAGCTGTATATCGAAGGCGGCTGGGTCACGGTCGATGGCGTGGTGGTCGAGCAGCCACAATTCAAGGTCGAACAACAGCGCGTCGAACTGCTGCCAGGTGCCCGTGCCGAAACGCTGGAACCGGTAACCCTGCTGCTGAACCAGCCGGCCAGCGTGGACAGCGAAACCGCCCGCGCGAGCATGAACATGGGCACCCTCAGCGAAGCCCACCGCGAAGGTGTGCGCGCCCTGCACGGGCATTTTGCCCGGCAGGCCTGCGTGGCGCCGCTGGAGCGCGGTGCCAGCGGCCTGCAGGTTTTCACCCAGGACTGGCGGGTAACCCGCAAGATCGACGCCGACCTGCGCCGCCTGGAACAGGAGTTCATCGTTGAAGTGCGCGGCGAGACCACGCCCCAAGCGCTGGAACGCCTGGCACGCGGTGCCACCCGCAATGACCGCGAGCTGCCCAGGACCAAGGCCAGCTGGCAGAACGAGACCCACCTGCGCATGGCCCTGAAAAACCCGCAGCCGGGGCAGATTGCCGAGCTGTGCGCGTACCTGCGCCTGGAGCTGGTAGGCATGCGCCGCATTCGCCTGGGTGGTGTATCGATGGGCAAGCTGCCTTTGGGCCAATGGCGCTACCTGGCCACTACCGAACGTTTCTAAGCAATATGCTGCGCCCACCGGCGCGGCACCTGAACAGGATTCTGCAGCAATGAACCACAATGACGTCCTGCGTAGCCTGCGCTACATGCTCAAGGTGAATGACGCCAAGATGGTCGAGATCATCGGGCTATCCGGCCTCGACGTGCATCCCCTGGTGCTGGCCACCTACCTGAAGAAGGAAGACGAGGAAGGCTTCGTGCGTTGCCCGGAACGGGTCATGGCGCACTTTCTCGACGGCCTGGTAATCCACCGCCGCGGCAAGGACGACAGCCGCCCGCTGCAGCCAATCGAGCTGCCGGTGACGAACAACCTCATCCTCAAGAAGCTGCGGGTGGCCTTCGAGCTCAAGGAAGACGACCTGCATGCAATCCTCAAGTCGGTCAACTTCCCGGTCAGCAAGCCCGAACTCAGCGCGCTGTTCCGCAAGGCCGGCCACGACAACTACCGCCCGTGCGGCGACCAGTTGCTGCGCAACTTCCTCAAGGGCCTGACCTTGCGCGTGCGCGGCTGAGTGGCCATGCAGCATACGGTTACTCCGGTCGGCATTCTCCGCTCCTGTTTCAAGGAGAAATTCGCCATCCCGCGCCAGCCGCAACTGGCGCCCGCCGCACGCGGCGTGCTCGAACTGCTGCCACCGTTCGACCAGGGGGATGCGGTCGAGGGCCTGGAGCAGGTCAGCCATGTCTGGCTGCTGTTCCTGTTTCACCAGGCACTGGAAGACAAACCCCGCCTGAAGGTGCGGCCGCCGCGCCTGGGCGGCAACAAGAGCATGGGCGTGTTCGCCACCCGCGCCACTCACCGGCCCAATGGTATCGGCCAGTCGGTAGTGCGCCTGGAAGGCGTGGAGCCCGGGCGCCTGCTGCTGTCCGGGATAGACCTGCTCGATGGCACCCCCATACTGGACATCAAGCCATATGTGCCATACGCCGACAGCATCGCTGGTGCCAGCAACCAGATGGCCAGCGAAGCACCTGTCGCGATCGCCTTGCAGTGGGGCGACAACGCCCTGCCCCAGGCCCGTGAACATGCACTGCGCCTGGGTGAACCGTTGGTGGAACTGATCGAGCAATGCCTGGCGCAGGACCCCCGGCCGGCCTACCAGGTGCCGCCGGCCGAGCGGGTATATGGGGTGAAGTTCTGGGATGTGCAAGTGCGTTGGCACTACCCGCAACCGGACGTGATCCGGGTGCTGGAGGTGGTGCTGGCCTGACCTCGACTCAGGCCTGTACGCGATCCCTTGTAGGAGCGGCCTTATGTCGCGACAGGGCTGCGTAGCAGCCCCGGCAATCTTGCAGGGTGGCGGAAATCCTGGGGCCGCTACGCGCCCCGATCGCGACACAAGGCCGCTCTACAAAGGGACCGCGCAGGCATGAAAAAGGCGACCTCCAGGGTCGCCTTTTTCTTTCCATCGCTCCGCTATCAGCGAGCCGGGCCTTCCGCCACGCCCAGGTCGTCGGTCGGACGGTTATCGACCAGCGGCGCACCACCGGAGGCCAGCTCCGATGCCAGCTTGTCGTTGTCCATTTCCTTTACCCACTTGGCCACGACCACGGTGGCAACGGCGTTGCCCACCAGGTTGGTCAGGGCGCGGGCTTCAGACATGAAGCGGTCGATGCCGAGGATCAGCGCCAGGCCGGCAACCGGCAGATGGCCAACCGCCGACAAGGTGGCAGCCAGCACGATGAAGCCCGAGCCGGTAACGCCGGCAGCACCTTTGGACGCCACCAGCAGCACCAGCAGCAAGGTGATCTGGTGAGTGATGTCCATGGTGGTGTCGGTGGCCTGGGCGATGAACACCGCAGCCATGGTCAGGTAGATCGAGGTGCCGTCAAGGTTGAACGAGTAACCGGTCGGGATGACCAGGCCCACTACCGACTTCTTCGCCCCCAGGCGCTCCATCTTGGCCAGCATGCGTGGCAGGGCCGATTCCGAGGAGGAAGTACCCAGCACGATCAGCAGTTCTTCACGGATGTAGCGGATCAGCTTGAGGACACTGAAACCGTGGGCGCGGCAGATACCGCCCAGCACCACCAGCACGAACAGCAGGCAGGTGATGTAGAAGCAGGCCATCAGGTAGCCCAGTTGCACCAGCGAACCAACGCCGTACTGGCCGATGGTAAAGGCCATCGCACCAAAGGCACCGACCGGGGCCAGCTTCATGATCATGTTGATGATGTTGAACATGACGTGGGCGAAGCGGTCGATCATTTCCAGCACCGGCTTGCCGTAGCTGCCCAGGCGGTGCAGGGCGAAGCCGAACAGCACGGAGAACATCAGCACTTGCAGGATGTCGCCATTGGCGAAGGCGCCGACTACGGTGTTGGGGATGACGTTGAGCAGGAAGCCGACGGTGGTCTGCTGCGCGCCGGCGGCGGCATAGGCAGCCACGCTGCTGGCGTTCAGGGTGCTGACGTCGAT
This region includes:
- the rimO gene encoding 30S ribosomal protein S12 methylthiotransferase RimO, encoding MSTTPATPKVGFVSLGCPKALVDSERILTQLRMEGYEVVPTYEDADVVVVNTCGFIDSAKAESLEVIGEAIKENGKVIVTGCMGVEEGSIRDVHPSVLSVTGPQQYEQVVNAVHEVVPPRQDHNPLIDLVPPQGVKLTPRHYAYLKISEGCNHSCSFCIIPSMRGKLVSRPVGEVLSEAERLVKAGVKEILVISQDTSAYGVDVKYKTDFWNGRPVKTRMLELCEALSSLGAWVRLHYVYPYPNVDDVIPLMAAGKILPYLDIPFQHASPKVLKAMKRPAFEDRTLARIKNWREQCPELVIRSTFIVGFPGETEEDFQYLLDWLTEAQLDRVGCFQYSPVEGAPANDLGLEEVPDDVKQDRWDRFMAHQQAISAARLQLRIGKEIDVLIDEVEEQGSVGRSFFDAPEIDGSVFIDGDHGFKPGDKVRCRVVDADEYDMWAEPIQGR
- a CDS encoding DUF1456 family protein, with amino-acid sequence MNHNDVLRSLRYMLKVNDAKMVEIIGLSGLDVHPLVLATYLKKEDEEGFVRCPERVMAHFLDGLVIHRRGKDDSRPLQPIELPVTNNLILKKLRVAFELKEDDLHAILKSVNFPVSKPELSALFRKAGHDNYRPCGDQLLRNFLKGLTLRVRG
- a CDS encoding DUF6502 family protein, whose protein sequence is MQSPAIPPSMLSALRRVMRPLVRLMLRKGVTYTMFADLLKEVFVDVAHREFRLDGTVPTDSRISLLTGVHRKDVRRLRSEGGTSLVALPENITLGAQLVNMWTTGKPFCSEPGQPLPLPRLASVGGDRSFDALVAKISTDIRGRVVLDEWLRLGIVRLDEQDCVHLEAQAFVPQKGFDEKAAYFGHNLHDHACAAVHNLSGEGQPFFERSVHYDALSPASVDHLREAVDKDGMQMLLAFSRLASDLEDAEVPSAGQRQRITVGLYFYTETTDSDLSKTPDP
- a CDS encoding GNAT family N-acetyltransferase, which produces MHAVLTLQTPRLSDYDELVQVWEDSVRATHDFLPDGYIVLLREQVLRRYLDAVMLICCKDRQRICGFAGVANGRVDMLFVAPAYRGQGVGKRLLHHAIDELNAERLDVNEQNPQALGFYLHEGFEVIGRSETDGLGQPYPLLHMRLRKTA
- a CDS encoding rRNA pseudouridine synthase, coding for MSEPVRLSKRLIEQLGCSRREAELYIEGGWVTVDGVVVEQPQFKVEQQRVELLPGARAETLEPVTLLLNQPASVDSETARASMNMGTLSEAHREGVRALHGHFARQACVAPLERGASGLQVFTQDWRVTRKIDADLRRLEQEFIVEVRGETTPQALERLARGATRNDRELPRTKASWQNETHLRMALKNPQPGQIAELCAYLRLELVGMRRIRLGGVSMGKLPLGQWRYLATTERF
- a CDS encoding DUF5666 domain-containing protein, which produces MTSLARCLSVVALALGFGLNLVAPAEVAAAPVCVSRDEVGMAGAAGLQFPGGMGGTGARTGGVGGTGVRSENGGVGGTGAPQPQRPGGTGGTGAVADGVDGNFIDHGGVGDTGAPILRPGGSGGTGIVGTITGFASICVNGLEVHFGKDVPVSENGAPASSAHLAIGQVVAVEAFAGKRGLQAGRISILNVYEGPLTALPNASAPLRVMGQPVRLAAGARVAEGLRPGEPVRVSGLRDARGEVVASRIERAPGLREASAIGAVDRTGSLQGLKLGTRVAPAREVLVRGQWTGRQLEVAQTRPDPSLPFAGRVQAAVIEGLVQRSHAQQLVVAGIKVTLGQGTVIVGKQSAAFTLDQRVRVSGVFSGKHELRATRVEFDGDRADNPDRGHSGRGSEHGTSDAESASNSGHGGRDSTSVRLESNDDHSGHGGVDGSSGRDSTESLDKSGRSEHVDSVEQPESSNSGRSGRVERVELERVEKVEKVEKIQKPEKVEKVEKIEKVEKPEKPEKPEKVEKVEKVEKVEKPEKVEKVEKLEKVEKVEKVERPETIEKTEKVEHPERSGH
- the tsaA gene encoding tRNA (N6-threonylcarbamoyladenosine(37)-N6)-methyltransferase TrmO gives rise to the protein MQHTVTPVGILRSCFKEKFAIPRQPQLAPAARGVLELLPPFDQGDAVEGLEQVSHVWLLFLFHQALEDKPRLKVRPPRLGGNKSMGVFATRATHRPNGIGQSVVRLEGVEPGRLLLSGIDLLDGTPILDIKPYVPYADSIAGASNQMASEAPVAIALQWGDNALPQAREHALRLGEPLVELIEQCLAQDPRPAYQVPPAERVYGVKFWDVQVRWHYPQPDVIRVLEVVLA
- a CDS encoding potassium transporter Kup, which translates into the protein MVQASSHAEGGHEGKQGATRSLSLLVAAVGVVYGDIGTSPLYTLREVFSGGYGVPVNHDGVLGILSLILWSLLWVVSFKYVMFILRADNQGEGGTMALTALARRATAAYPRLRTLMVVCGLIGASLFYGDSMITPAVSVLSAVEGMGLAFEGIDHWVVPISLVILVALFLVQKHGTDKIGKLFGPIMVTWFVALGSLGVYGISQSPEVLKAFNPVWAVNFFVVHPGMGVAILGAVVLALTGAEALYADMGHFGRKPIARAWFALVLPGLVLNYFGQGALLLQDPEAARNPFYLLAPGWALLPMVGLATMATVIASQAVISGAFSLTRQAIQLGYIPRMQIQHTSSDEQGQIYIGAINWSLMVGVVLLVVGFESSGALAAAYGVAVTGTMLMTTILVSAVMLLLWKWPPVLAVPILLGFLFVDGLFFAANVPKIAQGGAFPVLAGGVLYLLMSTWKRGKQILMERIDEGALPLQLFISSIRIQPPHRVEGTAVFLTARSDAVPHALLHNMLHNQVLHSQVVLLTVVSEDRPRVPEQERFEVEAYGDGFFRVLLHFGFMDEPDVPAALKLCHLEELDFSPMRTTYFLSRETVIASRLEGMSRWRGNLFAFLLKNANGNLRFFNLPLNRVIELGTQVEI
- a CDS encoding dicarboxylate/amino acid:cation symporter, yielding MTTRQPLYKSLYVQVLVAITIGILLGHFYPETGVALKPLGDGFVKLIKMVIAPIIFCTVVSGIAGMQSMKSVGKTGGYALLYFEIVSTIALIIGLVVVNVVKPGAGMHIDVSTLNASSVAAYAAAGAQQTTVGFLLNVIPNTVVGAFANGDILQVLMFSVLFGFALHRLGSYGKPVLEMIDRFAHVMFNIINMIMKLAPVGAFGAMAFTIGQYGVGSLVQLGYLMACFYITCLLFVLVVLGGICRAHGFSVLKLIRYIREELLIVLGTSSSESALPRMLAKMERLGAKKSVVGLVIPTGYSFNLDGTSIYLTMAAVFIAQATDTTMDITHQITLLLVLLVASKGAAGVTGSGFIVLAATLSAVGHLPVAGLALILGIDRFMSEARALTNLVGNAVATVVVAKWVKEMDNDKLASELASGGAPLVDNRPTDDLGVAEGPAR